One Pleurocapsa minor HA4230-MV1 genomic window, TAAGCTCCCCAGCTAGAGGAGCTTATTCATCAAGCCTAAAAAAAACTTAGACTTCAATCAAGGAAGTGAATTAAAGAGCGTTACCACGAGGTAATACTTCTTCTGGGAATTCAAAGTTTTCTTGTGGTTGGTCTTGTGTTGCCATCCATGCTCTTAGACCTTCATTGAGCAAGATGTTTTTGGTATAAAAAGTTTCAAATTCAGGATCTTCTGCTGCTCTCAACTCTT contains:
- a CDS encoding photosystem II D2 protein (photosystem q(a) protein); translated protein: ELRAAEDPEFETFYTKNILLNEGLRAWMATQDQPQENFEFPEEVLPRGNAL